CCGGGCCGCGCCTGGCGGCTCACCGTCGACCGCACCAAGGCCGGCCACCCCCGCTTCTCGCCCGACGGCCGCCATATCGCGTACACGAGCTGGCGCAGCCTGGTCCCGGAGATCCATGTGGTGCCGGTGGACGGCGGAGCCGGACGGCAGCTGACGTACTGGGGCAGCGCGGACACCCGGGTGTGCGGCTGGACCCCGGACGGCGACATCCTCGCCGTTGCCTCCCACGGCGAGCCCTTCTCCTACTTCACCTGGGCCTACAAGGTGACCCCCGACGGCGACCCCGGCCGCAAACTCCCCTGGGGCCCGGTCTCCGACATCCAGGTCGCCGACCTCGACGGCGAGCGCAAGACCCTGCTCCTCACCGGCACCCCGCCCCACGAACCTGCCGCCTGGAAGCGCTACCGCGGCGGCGCCATGGGCCGCCTCTGGCTGCACGGCGACCGGCTCCTTGCGCACGTGGACGGCCACCTCGAATCCCCCATGTTCGTCGGGGGCCGCATCGTCTTCCTCTCCGACCACGAGGGCGTCGGCAACCTCTACTCGTGCGCCTACGACGGCTCCGGCCTGCGCCGCCACACCGACCACGACGCCTTCTACGCCCGGCACGCCGCCAGCGACGGCACACGCGTCGTCTACCAGTGCGCGGGCGACCTGTGGATCGTCGACGACCTGACCGCCGACTCGAAGCCGCGCAAGCTCGACGTACGCCTGAGCGGCCCCCGCGCGGGCCGCCGCCGGTATCAGGTGCCCGCCGCCCAGCACGTCGACGGCATCTCCGTCGATGAGACGGGCCGCGCGAGCGCGGTGATCGTACGAGGAAGTCTCTACTGGCTGACCCACCGCGACGGCCCGGCCCGCACGATCACCGACACTCCGGGCGTACGGGTCCGGCTCCCGGAGATGCTCGGCAAGGTCGGCCAGGTCGCGTACGTCACGGACGCGGAGGGCGAGGACGCCGTCGAGATCGCGTACCTGCCGCGCGCGACGGGCGACCGCGCCCCCCGCCGCCTCGCCTCAGGCGAACTGGGCCGCGTCCTGGAGCTGGTCTCCGACCCCCAGGGCGAGCGCCTGGCCATGGCCTCGCACGACGGACGCCTCCTGCTCATCGACGCGACGGAGGACGCGGGCGGCGAGGTCACCGAGCTGATCCGCTCGATCAACGGCCCGGTACGGGACCTGGCGTTCTCCCCCGACGGGGCATGGCTCACGTGGTCGCACCCGGGCATCGGCCGCTCGCTCCGCCAGATCAAGATGGCCCGGATCAAGGACCGTTTCATCGTCGACGTGACGAACGGCCGCTTCGAGGACGAGAACCCGGTCTTCACCCGAGACGGCCGCTACCTGGCCTTCCTGTCCTGGCGGGGCTTCGACCCGGTGTACGACGTCCACACCGGCGACCTCTCCTTCCCCCTCGGCTGCCGCCCCTACCTGGTCCCCTTGTCCTCCGCGACCCCCTCCCCCTTCGCCCTGAACCCCGAGGGCCGCCCGGCGGCGGGCGGACTGGACCCGGTGGAGGACGACGAGGGCGGCGACGGCGCGGTGACGGTCGAAGTGGAAGGCCTGGAAAGCAGAGTCACCCCTTTCCCGGTCGCCGCCTCCAAGTACTCGGCGCTGTATCCGGTGTCCGGCGGCGGCCTGGTCTGGCTGCGCTGGCCGATCTCGGGCGCGCTGGGCGAGACGTTCGCCAATCCCGACGACACGACCGGCCGCCCCACCCTCGAATACTTCAACATCACCAAGGCGAAGAAGTCCGAACTGGTCGAGCACCTGGACTGGTTCGCGGTGAGCGGAGACGGCACCCGCCTGGTCGTCGTCGACGAGGGCGACCTGCGAGCCGTCCCCTCCACCGAATCAGGAGACAGCGATACGACCGTCTGGATCGACCTCCGCCGCATCCTGCACGAGGTCGACCCGGCCGCCGAGTGGCGCCAGTCGTACGAGGAGGCGGGCCGCCTGATCCGCGCCTACTTCTGGGAACCCGGCATGTGCGGCATCGACTGGGACGCCGTGCTGGACCAGTACCGCCCCCTGCTCGAACGAGTGGCCTCCCCCGACGAGTTCGCCGACCTGCTCCGCGAGGTACTGGGCGAACTGGGCACCTCCCACGCCTACGTCTCCGCCGCCCGCCGCAACGAGGGCCCCCCGCACTACCAGCGCTGGCAGGGCCTCCTCGGCGCCAACTTCGTCCGCAGGGACGGCGGCTGGACGGTCAAGCGCATCCTGCCCGGCGAGTCGTCCGACTCCAAGGCCCGCTCGCCCCTCGCCGGCACCGGCATCCGCGAGGGCGCGGTCCTGACCCACGTGGACGGCCGCCCGGTCGACCCTGACACAGGCCCGTACCCGCTGCTTGCGGGAGCAGGCGGTACGACGGTGGAGCTGACGTTCACCCCGGCGGAGGGCGAAGGCCGCTCCCGCAGGGTCGCCGTGGTCCCTCTCATCGACGAACGCCCCCTCCGCTATCAGGACTGGGTGGCCAAACGCCGCGCAGTCGTACGCGAGTTGAGCGGCGGCCGCTGCGGCTACCTCCACATCCCCGACATGGGCGGCTCCGGCTGGGCCCAGTTCAACCGCGACCTGCGCATGGAGGTCTCCCGGCCGGCCCTCATCGTCGACGTACGCGGCAACGCCGGCGGCCACATCAGCGAACTCGTCGTCGAAAAACTCACCCGCACCGTCCTCGGCTGGGACCTGACGAGAAACGCCCAGCCGGTGTCGTACGCCTCGAACGCCCCCAGGGGCCCGGTGGTAGCCCTGGCCGACGAGGCGACCTCCTCGGACGGCGACATGATCACGGCAGCCTTCAAGCTCCTCAAGCTGGGCCCGGTCGTCGGCCAGCGCACCTGGGGCGGAGTGGTCGGCATGACCGGCCGCCACCGCCTCGGCGACGGCACCGTCATCACGGTCCCCATGAACGCGGCCTGGTTCGACGCCTACGGCTGGTCCATCGAAAACCACGGCGTCACCCCCGACTTGGAAATCCTCCGCACACCACTGGACTGGGCAGAGGGGAGGCATGCACAGCTGGACGACGCGGTACAACTGGCCCTGGACCTACTCCAGACGTCGCCTCCGGCAACACCCCCGGACTACTCACACGTACCGGACCGCTCAAGGCCAAAATTGCCGCCGCGGTCTTGAGAAGGGGCTGTCAGTGCCGAATGCAAGACTTCCGCGGCATGACAGAGGCGAACCCGAAAGCGGACCTGGTCCACTACCTGCAACTCGCTCGAGAAGCCCTGCACCAACCTGTTGGGGCTGGTCAAACATGTCGCCAGTGTGGAGCTGGGGTATTTCGGCGACACGTTCGGGCGGCCGTTCTTCGACAAGGAACCACCGCCCTGGTGGTACACGGAGGACTTCGAGCCCAATGCGGACATGTGGGCGACCGCCGACGAGTCACGCGAAGAGATCGTTCGGGCTGTACCACCGCGCATGGGAGCACTCGGGCAGCACGATCGAGTCGCCGGCGCTCGACGCGATCGGTCACGTCCCGTGGTGGCCGGAGGAGCGACGGCAGACCACACTGCACCACATCCTGGCGCGCATGATCGCCGAAACCCATCGGCATGCCGGACACGCCGATATCGTGCGAGAACTCATCGACGGGACCGTCGGGTGGGTGAAGGGGAAGGACAACATGCCGCCGGGCGATCAGGACTGGTGGGAAACCCACCGGCGTCGACTCGAGCACGTGGCACGGGAAGCCGGTAGCAGTTGATCCCGACCGGTTACGGCTGCTTCCGCATCCGCCGGTCCATCGCCAGCGAAAGTTCCGCCTCCACCACGCTCCGGGCCAGTGGGCGCAGGCGTTGCAGGTCGTCCTCTGTGGCGTGGCGGAGGACGACGTCGGCGAAGAGTTCGGCGAGGGCGTCGACGTGTTCGCGTACCTGTTTGCCGGCTGCCAGGACTTCTGCCAAGGGGATGCCTTCGCGGACGAGGGCGGCTGATACGTCCAGGAGTCGGCGGCTGACGTGGACGATCTCGTCGCCGTCGGTGCCGAGGTAGCCGAGGTCCATCGCGGCGGCGAGGTTTTCCGGGGTGACCTCGCCCTCGAAGCGGGCGGCGAGTTCCTCGGGGGTGAGGTGGACCGGCTCCTCTTCGGTCGGGGTGTCGACGCCGAGTACGTCGGCGACGTCGCGGCCGTGTTCGAGGGCCTCCGCCAGTTCCGCGATGCCGTTGAGGGTGTGGCCGCGTTCCAGTAGTGCCGCGATCGTGCGCAGGCGGGCCAGGTGGTGGTCGTCGTACCAGGCGATGCGGCCTTCACGGCGGGGTGGCCGGATCAGCTTGCGTTCGCGGTAGAAGCGCAGGGTGCGGACTGTGATGCCGGCCAGGCGGGCCAGCTCCTCCATGCGGTACTCGCGTCGTCCTCCGTCTTCTGCCACGTCGGAAGCCTATGTTGTACCGCCGGTAACTTTCCCATGCGCGACCCCTACCCATCAGTACGGTCCTGCCCTACTCTCCCATTGCGCCAGTGTTCACTGGCGGAGTCGCGAGCGGGTGCGTGGAGGCGGGATGGCCCAGCAGGAGCATGAGCATGTGCGGGTGGCGGTGGTCGGGTCCGGGTTCGGCGGGCTGGGAGCCGCCGTACGGCTGCGGCGCGAGGGTGTCACCGACTTCGTCGTACTGGAGCGGGCCGACAGCGTCGGCGGCACCTGGCGGGACAACAGTTATCCCGGGTGCGCGTGCGATGTGCCGTCCCATCTCTACTCGTTCTCCTTCGCGCCCAACCCCGACTGGCCCCGCACCTTCTCCGGGCAGAGGCACATCCGCGCCTACCTGGAGCACGTCGCCGACGTCTTCCGAATCCGGCCCCACATCCGCTTCAACTCCGAGGTCCAGCGCATGACCTGGAGCGGCGAGCGGCTCTGCTGGGACATCGAGACGAGCAGTGGCTCGCTCTCGGCGGACATCGTCGTCTCCGCCACCGGGCCGCTGTCCGACCCCAAGATCCCGGACATCCCGGGGCTGGACTCCTTCCCCGGCAAGGTCTTCCACTCGGCCCGCTGGGACCACGACTACGACCTGCGCGGCAAGCGGATCGCCATGATCGGGACGGGCGCCTCCGCCATCCAGATCGTGCCGGCCGTCCAGCCCCTCGCCGAGAGGCTCACCCTCTTCCAGCGCACGCCGCCATGGGTGATGCCCCGCGTCGACCGGGCGATCAGCGGCGCGGAGCGCGCGCTGCACAGGGCCCTGCCCTTCACCGCCAAGGCCCGCCGTGGACTGCTGTGGGGCATACGGGAGTTGCAGG
This genomic window from Streptomyces sp. DG2A-72 contains:
- a CDS encoding S41 family peptidase — translated: MSYLRLPHLSGDLLCFVTEDDLWLAPLDGPGRAWRLTVDRTKAGHPRFSPDGRHIAYTSWRSLVPEIHVVPVDGGAGRQLTYWGSADTRVCGWTPDGDILAVASHGEPFSYFTWAYKVTPDGDPGRKLPWGPVSDIQVADLDGERKTLLLTGTPPHEPAAWKRYRGGAMGRLWLHGDRLLAHVDGHLESPMFVGGRIVFLSDHEGVGNLYSCAYDGSGLRRHTDHDAFYARHAASDGTRVVYQCAGDLWIVDDLTADSKPRKLDVRLSGPRAGRRRYQVPAAQHVDGISVDETGRASAVIVRGSLYWLTHRDGPARTITDTPGVRVRLPEMLGKVGQVAYVTDAEGEDAVEIAYLPRATGDRAPRRLASGELGRVLELVSDPQGERLAMASHDGRLLLIDATEDAGGEVTELIRSINGPVRDLAFSPDGAWLTWSHPGIGRSLRQIKMARIKDRFIVDVTNGRFEDENPVFTRDGRYLAFLSWRGFDPVYDVHTGDLSFPLGCRPYLVPLSSATPSPFALNPEGRPAAGGLDPVEDDEGGDGAVTVEVEGLESRVTPFPVAASKYSALYPVSGGGLVWLRWPISGALGETFANPDDTTGRPTLEYFNITKAKKSELVEHLDWFAVSGDGTRLVVVDEGDLRAVPSTESGDSDTTVWIDLRRILHEVDPAAEWRQSYEEAGRLIRAYFWEPGMCGIDWDAVLDQYRPLLERVASPDEFADLLREVLGELGTSHAYVSAARRNEGPPHYQRWQGLLGANFVRRDGGWTVKRILPGESSDSKARSPLAGTGIREGAVLTHVDGRPVDPDTGPYPLLAGAGGTTVELTFTPAEGEGRSRRVAVVPLIDERPLRYQDWVAKRRAVVRELSGGRCGYLHIPDMGGSGWAQFNRDLRMEVSRPALIVDVRGNAGGHISELVVEKLTRTVLGWDLTRNAQPVSYASNAPRGPVVALADEATSSDGDMITAAFKLLKLGPVVGQRTWGGVVGMTGRHRLGDGTVITVPMNAAWFDAYGWSIENHGVTPDLEILRTPLDWAEGRHAQLDDAVQLALDLLQTSPPATPPDYSHVPDRSRPKLPPRS
- a CDS encoding MerR family transcriptional regulator — its product is MEELARLAGITVRTLRFYRERKLIRPPRREGRIAWYDDHHLARLRTIAALLERGHTLNGIAELAEALEHGRDVADVLGVDTPTEEEPVHLTPEELAARFEGEVTPENLAAAMDLGYLGTDGDEIVHVSRRLLDVSAALVREGIPLAEVLAAGKQVREHVDALAELFADVVLRHATEDDLQRLRPLARSVVEAELSLAMDRRMRKQP